A genome region from Candidatus Equadaptatus faecalis includes the following:
- a CDS encoding GntP family permease gives MSSAFMFSVIFLSVIAMIFAISKLKQHPFIVMVIIAILVGLICGMDPEEVIKTVKTGFGNILGNIGIVILCGTIIGTILEKTGAALTMANTILGIVGKERSVLTMGIVGYITGIPVFCDSGFVILSPISRALAAQSNKSLAVIATALSGGLYATHCLVPPTPGPIAIAGNLGADLGLVIMTGLVISIPAVAFAIFYANKVASTIDIPANPQFTVEELLEKYGKLPGALHSFSPIILPIILIALKSIGDFKTHPLGEGALQHFVSFIGNPVIALIIGVFLAMTLIPVHDKDTDLAWVTEGVQNSAAILVITAAGGSFGAILGKLPIADALQGSLLNLGLGILIPFLISTILKLSMGASTVAMIVTSQMVAPLLGTLGFDSTMGKVLVTMAIGAGSMTASHANDSYFWVVSQFSDMKPSEAYKCQTGMTGAMGLVCLVVIYIASLILL, from the coding sequence ATGTCCAGCGCGTTTATGTTCTCAGTTATTTTCCTTTCAGTTATCGCGATGATATTTGCTATTTCAAAACTGAAACAGCATCCGTTCATCGTAATGGTCATTATCGCGATACTCGTCGGTCTTATCTGCGGAATGGACCCCGAAGAGGTCATTAAGACAGTTAAAACCGGCTTCGGCAACATACTCGGCAACATCGGTATCGTTATCCTTTGCGGAACCATCATCGGAACAATCCTTGAAAAAACCGGTGCGGCTCTCACAATGGCTAACACGATTCTCGGAATCGTCGGAAAAGAACGCTCCGTCCTTACGATGGGTATAGTCGGTTACATCACCGGTATCCCTGTCTTCTGCGACTCAGGCTTCGTTATCCTTTCCCCGATTTCAAGAGCTCTTGCAGCCCAGTCCAACAAGTCACTCGCCGTTATAGCGACAGCCCTTTCAGGCGGTCTCTATGCAACGCACTGCCTTGTTCCGCCGACGCCGGGCCCGATCGCCATTGCCGGTAACCTCGGTGCAGACCTCGGTCTCGTCATTATGACCGGTCTTGTAATATCAATCCCTGCGGTCGCATTTGCAATTTTCTACGCAAACAAAGTCGCATCAACGATTGATATTCCTGCCAACCCGCAGTTCACGGTTGAAGAACTTCTCGAAAAATACGGCAAACTTCCGGGCGCTCTTCACAGCTTCTCACCGATCATTCTTCCGATCATCCTTATCGCTCTCAAATCAATAGGCGATTTCAAAACCCATCCGCTCGGAGAAGGTGCGCTTCAGCACTTCGTTTCCTTCATCGGAAACCCTGTCATCGCCCTTATCATCGGTGTATTCCTTGCCATGACGCTTATCCCTGTCCATGACAAAGATACAGACCTCGCATGGGTAACGGAAGGCGTACAGAACTCAGCGGCAATCCTCGTTATCACGGCTGCCGGCGGCTCATTCGGCGCAATTCTCGGAAAACTTCCGATCGCAGACGCGCTTCAGGGCTCACTGCTTAACCTCGGACTCGGTATCCTTATCCCGTTCCTCATCTCAACAATTCTTAAACTCTCCATGGGTGCCTCAACGGTTGCCATGATCGTAACCTCACAGATGGTTGCACCGCTGCTCGGAACGCTCGGTTTCGATTCAACGATGGGCAAAGTCCTCGTCACAATGGCAATCGGCGCCGGCTCAATGACAGCCTCACACGCAAACGACTCCTACTTCTGGGTTGTATCACAGTTCTCAGATATGAAGCCGTCAGAAGCTTACAAGTGCCAGACCGGTATGACCGGCGCAATGGGTCTTGTCTGCCTCGTAGTAATCTACATCGCATCACTTATTCTTCTTTAA
- a CDS encoding glycerate kinase, translating into MKKVVVVSDSFKGSIDSIEICHIAKEVINESFPECEIINLPVADGGEGTVECFRQAIGGELVETTVHGPHMELLDARYLRHGNTAIIEMAAAAGLPLVGTNRNPSVTTTYGVGEQIRHAVENGAKEILLGLGGSSTNDGACGLAAAIGVKFKDINGKEFVPTGGTLSKIEVIDMTEAKKLLEGVKVTAMCDIDSPMHGPKGAAYIFAPQKGADANMVLKLDEELKALDRIIVRELGIESVAEVPGAGAAGGMGGGVIAFMGAQLKPGIQAVLDTVEFEKQLEGADLVITGEGKLDSQSLTGKVVIGVSRRAKECGVPVVAVVGDVADDAYGAYELGVSAIFSINRLAIPFSEAKPRSKKDYENTLRDIFRFVKAIGK; encoded by the coding sequence ATGAAAAAAGTAGTAGTTGTATCGGATTCTTTCAAAGGCTCTATCGATTCAATTGAAATCTGCCACATTGCCAAAGAAGTTATTAACGAAAGCTTTCCGGAATGTGAAATAATAAATCTCCCCGTTGCCGACGGCGGTGAAGGAACAGTGGAATGTTTCCGTCAGGCAATCGGCGGCGAACTTGTCGAAACTACAGTCCACGGGCCGCACATGGAGCTACTTGACGCGCGTTATCTCCGCCACGGAAACACCGCAATAATAGAAATGGCGGCAGCCGCCGGTCTTCCGCTTGTTGGAACCAACAGAAACCCGTCCGTAACAACAACCTACGGGGTAGGCGAGCAGATCAGGCACGCCGTTGAAAACGGCGCAAAAGAAATCCTTCTCGGACTCGGCGGAAGCTCGACAAACGACGGCGCTTGCGGACTCGCGGCAGCCATAGGCGTTAAATTCAAAGACATCAACGGAAAAGAATTTGTACCGACAGGCGGCACACTCTCCAAAATTGAAGTCATAGACATGACCGAAGCGAAAAAGCTTCTCGAAGGCGTCAAGGTAACGGCAATGTGCGACATTGACAGCCCTATGCACGGGCCGAAAGGCGCGGCATACATTTTCGCGCCGCAGAAAGGCGCGGACGCCAATATGGTGCTCAAACTGGACGAGGAACTCAAAGCGCTTGACAGAATAATCGTCCGCGAACTCGGCATAGAATCAGTAGCCGAAGTCCCCGGAGCGGGGGCAGCCGGCGGCATGGGCGGCGGCGTGATAGCCTTTATGGGTGCGCAGCTCAAACCCGGAATTCAGGCTGTGCTTGACACGGTTGAATTTGAAAAGCAGCTCGAAGGCGCGGACCTTGTAATCACGGGCGAAGGCAAACTCGACTCGCAGAGCCTCACCGGCAAAGTCGTAATCGGCGTTTCACGCAGGGCAAAAGAATGCGGAGTCCCCGTCGTAGCGGTCGTCGGTGACGTTGCGGACGATGCCTACGGCGCGTACGAACTCGGCGTAAGCGCGATATTCAGCATTAACCGCCTTGCAATACCGTTCAGCGAAGCAAAACCGCGCAGCAAAAAAGACTACGAAAACACGCTTCGCGACATCTTCAGATTTGTAAAAGCAATAGGGAAATAA
- a CDS encoding glutamate--tRNA ligase, producing MDSNVRVRFAPSPTGALHIGGAHTALFNWLWARHNGGKFILRIEDTDLERSTKEYEQSIMDGMRWMGFDWDEGPDVGGSYGPYRQSERMELYRKHAQELIDKDMAYVKDDAVFFRVPEGRLLTFDDAVYGHIEVRSERCSVNQDGTIKDIVLMKRDGMPTYNYACVIDDHYMDINTVIRGEDHVINTPKQILVYQALGWNVPTFGHLPMILGKDKKKLSKRQGATSVFEYNDLGYLPDGVFNFLALLGWTPRETGEVFSRDEAVAQFELKQVTTKAAVFDMDKLNHINQEQMKRMDPYKLLEIIRPFWEKLGLNPQNYSDEYLASSLKTMGGRGQTTLQVAEYSDYFLSFDVVKERYDASEISEDRRPVLKGFYRQLLDNASEWKAPVLEQFTKDWIETNGSSMRELCLPLRWVLTGRKVSPGVFECAEQLGKAETETRLKHYNLVD from the coding sequence ATGGACAGCAACGTAAGAGTAAGATTTGCGCCGAGTCCGACAGGCGCACTGCACATCGGCGGAGCCCACACGGCGCTTTTTAACTGGCTTTGGGCGCGCCACAACGGGGGAAAATTCATACTCCGCATAGAGGACACAGACCTCGAACGTTCAACAAAGGAATATGAACAGAGCATAATGGACGGTATGCGCTGGATGGGCTTCGACTGGGACGAAGGTCCCGACGTCGGCGGAAGCTATGGACCTTACCGCCAGTCGGAACGCATGGAGCTTTACAGAAAACACGCGCAGGAGCTCATTGACAAAGACATGGCGTACGTTAAAGACGACGCTGTTTTCTTCCGCGTGCCGGAAGGCAGACTGCTTACCTTTGACGATGCAGTCTACGGACATATTGAAGTCCGCAGCGAACGCTGCTCGGTCAATCAGGACGGAACAATAAAAGACATTGTCCTCATGAAACGCGACGGAATGCCCACCTACAACTACGCCTGCGTAATAGACGACCACTATATGGACATAAACACCGTAATCCGCGGCGAAGACCACGTAATCAACACGCCGAAACAGATACTCGTCTATCAGGCGCTCGGCTGGAACGTCCCAACCTTCGGACACCTTCCGATGATACTCGGCAAAGACAAAAAGAAACTCTCTAAACGTCAGGGCGCAACCAGCGTATTCGAATACAACGACCTCGGCTATCTGCCTGACGGCGTATTCAATTTCCTCGCGCTGCTCGGCTGGACACCGAGGGAAACGGGCGAAGTATTCTCAAGAGACGAAGCAGTTGCGCAGTTTGAGCTCAAACAGGTAACGACAAAGGCGGCAGTCTTTGACATGGACAAGCTGAACCACATAAATCAGGAACAGATGAAACGCATGGATCCGTACAAACTGCTTGAAATCATCCGCCCCTTCTGGGAAAAGCTCGGCTTGAATCCGCAGAACTACAGCGACGAATACCTTGCGTCCTCGCTCAAAACAATGGGCGGACGCGGACAGACAACGCTTCAGGTTGCGGAATACAGCGATTACTTCCTCAGCTTTGACGTTGTAAAGGAACGTTACGACGCTTCGGAAATCAGCGAAGATCGCCGTCCCGTCCTTAAAGGCTTCTACCGTCAGCTGCTTGACAATGCTTCCGAATGGAAAGCACCAGTGCTTGAACAATTCACAAAAGACTGGATTGAAACGAACGGCAGCAGCATGAGAGAGCTCTGCCTGCCTCTCCGCTGGGTGCTTACCGGAAGAAAAGTCAGCCCGGGCGTATTTGAATGTGCGGAGCAGCTCGGCAAAGCTGAAACCGAAACGCGCCTCAAACATTACAACCTCGTTGACTAA
- the polA gene encoding DNA polymerase I, translated as MNKKILLIDGHGLAFRGFYAVPEGLSAPDGTPTNAIVGFMNMLLKTFEKWQPDGVALFFDPKGETVRKKAYAQYKEGRKPAPDAFKAQMPLIIELSRAAGVPVFIRDGIEADDCIVSTARSLAAGGDTALILSADKDLLQILDKNIFVIRPTKGVSEFDFYDKAFFENKYGFPSERMSDYLALLGDAVDNIPGVAGIGEKSAAELVQKYSSIEDIYEHIEDFKGAKRLRLEEGKQSAFDSRALVLPIEVEAVDAEDTKIRSADSELLKQLCERLGLRKIYAQLKILTGDFTLQDDSSDTPAKNAKSKAEFGNFLFGQENYVPQNAVNLKEVELGRLLSSENASMLVKTASDGKTGVLCANGNGEYCFADTERLKNDEAWKKWTEKGVLTVFGLRGLLVDETIPVPPAERINDVEAAHYMLHPDRGGRGIEKTLGKLPEDKTLAVQLLNIYKTFENQLTEHQKELMKKLDNALSFTLTKMQRRGLPADAKMLSDLSSDLKTAIAKTETEIWEKAGKEFNLNSPKQVGHVLFEELGLPAIKKTKTGYSTGAEVLEELAQLPRPLCDVPKLLMNFREESKILSGFVEPFLALAQEREGRIHSTFDQLETGTGRLASYSPNVQNIPQFGEWAERFKKCLHPAAEDRTFVSADYSQIELRILAHLSQEERLLSAFREEQDVHLETASWVFGLPPEDITKEQRRFAKVVNFGLLYGMSAFGLAQRLGVPRPQAASIVKRYFSVLPGVEKYIEQSIKTAKEKGYTESVFGRRRPLSEVATIEGRGNNPIDRIAVNTPVQSAASDIAKMALAEFDKRLAEKFPNAAVILQVHDSIVCECDENDADAVEKLLVETMEGVCKISVPLKVETKRGKSLNEV; from the coding sequence ATGAATAAAAAAATTCTTCTTATAGACGGGCACGGGCTTGCTTTTCGCGGCTTTTACGCCGTTCCGGAGGGGCTTTCCGCTCCTGACGGCACCCCTACGAATGCCATAGTGGGCTTTATGAACATGCTGCTGAAAACCTTTGAAAAGTGGCAGCCTGACGGTGTCGCGCTGTTTTTTGACCCTAAGGGCGAGACCGTGCGCAAGAAGGCGTACGCGCAGTACAAGGAAGGGCGCAAGCCCGCTCCCGACGCGTTTAAGGCGCAGATGCCGCTTATTATCGAACTCAGCAGAGCGGCGGGCGTTCCCGTTTTTATCAGGGACGGAATAGAAGCCGACGACTGTATAGTTTCAACAGCCAGAAGCCTTGCGGCTGGCGGGGACACCGCGCTTATCCTTTCAGCAGACAAGGATCTGCTTCAAATTCTTGACAAGAATATTTTTGTTATACGCCCGACCAAAGGCGTCAGCGAATTTGATTTTTATGACAAAGCTTTTTTTGAAAATAAGTACGGCTTTCCCTCGGAGCGCATGAGCGATTATCTCGCGCTGCTCGGCGACGCCGTGGACAATATTCCGGGTGTTGCCGGAATCGGCGAAAAAAGCGCTGCGGAGCTTGTTCAGAAATATTCAAGCATTGAAGACATTTACGAGCATATTGAGGATTTTAAGGGCGCAAAGAGACTGCGGCTTGAGGAGGGAAAGCAGTCAGCGTTTGACAGCCGTGCGCTTGTGCTGCCGATAGAGGTGGAAGCGGTTGACGCTGAGGATACAAAAATCAGGAGTGCGGATTCCGAGCTTCTGAAACAGCTGTGCGAAAGACTGGGGCTTCGGAAAATATACGCGCAGCTGAAAATCCTGACCGGCGATTTCACGCTTCAGGACGATTCTTCCGATACGCCTGCCAAAAACGCGAAAAGCAAAGCGGAGTTTGGGAATTTTTTGTTCGGTCAGGAAAATTACGTTCCCCAGAACGCCGTAAATCTGAAAGAAGTTGAGCTTGGGCGATTACTATCCTCAGAAAACGCAAGTATGCTTGTTAAAACGGCTTCTGACGGCAAAACCGGCGTTTTGTGCGCAAACGGGAACGGCGAATATTGTTTTGCGGATACTGAACGTCTGAAAAACGACGAAGCATGGAAAAAATGGACGGAGAAGGGTGTTCTTACCGTGTTTGGTCTTCGCGGACTGCTTGTGGACGAAACGATTCCCGTGCCGCCTGCTGAAAGAATTAACGACGTTGAAGCAGCACATTACATGCTGCATCCCGACAGGGGAGGCAGAGGAATTGAAAAAACTCTCGGTAAACTGCCTGAAGATAAAACGCTTGCTGTTCAACTTTTAAATATTTATAAGACATTTGAAAATCAGCTGACGGAACACCAAAAAGAGCTGATGAAAAAACTGGACAACGCGCTGAGCTTTACGCTGACGAAAATGCAGCGCCGCGGGCTTCCTGCGGACGCTAAAATGCTGTCTGATTTAAGCTCTGATTTGAAGACCGCAATAGCAAAAACTGAGACTGAAATATGGGAAAAAGCAGGAAAAGAATTTAACCTTAATTCACCAAAGCAAGTGGGACACGTTTTGTTTGAGGAATTGGGACTGCCTGCGATAAAGAAAACCAAGACGGGCTACTCTACCGGAGCTGAGGTGCTTGAAGAGCTCGCGCAGCTGCCCAGGCCGCTTTGCGACGTTCCGAAGCTGCTTATGAATTTCCGTGAGGAGTCGAAAATACTGTCCGGTTTTGTCGAGCCGTTTCTTGCACTGGCACAAGAGAGAGAAGGCAGAATACATTCCACTTTTGACCAGCTTGAGACGGGAACGGGGCGCCTTGCGAGCTATTCGCCAAACGTGCAGAACATTCCGCAGTTCGGGGAGTGGGCGGAAAGATTTAAAAAATGTCTGCACCCTGCCGCTGAAGACAGAACGTTTGTCTCTGCGGACTATTCGCAGATAGAGCTTCGCATTCTTGCGCACCTTTCGCAGGAAGAAAGGCTGCTTTCCGCTTTCCGCGAAGAACAGGACGTTCATCTTGAAACCGCGTCATGGGTGTTCGGACTTCCGCCGGAGGATATTACGAAAGAACAGCGCCGCTTTGCAAAGGTTGTCAACTTCGGGCTGCTCTACGGCATGAGCGCCTTCGGGCTTGCTCAGAGGCTCGGCGTTCCGCGTCCGCAGGCGGCAAGTATCGTCAAACGCTACTTCAGCGTTCTGCCCGGCGTTGAAAAATATATAGAACAGAGTATCAAAACGGCGAAAGAAAAGGGTTATACGGAGTCTGTTTTCGGCAGGCGCCGTCCGCTTTCCGAGGTCGCGACAATAGAGGGGCGCGGAAACAATCCGATAGACAGAATAGCGGTCAACACGCCTGTGCAGAGCGCCGCTTCCGACATCGCCAAAATGGCGCTTGCGGAATTTGACAAACGCCTTGCGGAAAAATTTCCGAACGCCGCGGTTATCCTGCAGGTACACGACTCTATCGTCTGCGAATGTGACGAAAACGACGCTGACGCAGTTGAAAAACTGCTTGTTGAGACTATGGAGGGCGTATGCAAGATTTCCGTGCCGCTCAAGGTGGAGACCAAGCGCGGAAAAAGCTTGAACGAAGTGTAA